A genomic window from Anthocerotibacter panamensis C109 includes:
- a CDS encoding TIG domain-containing protein — protein sequence MRGEAIDPLDFGGGDTNLYRYVGNTPHLAVDPSGLQQRKLSPTPAPRKQSNITAPPAATNDSCVAFFGSVTPSSGLNDQPTLVDPPATNITISCTCDPLCFDIRIGVGGPPPTGLPGQTVAAGGSTSYVPFTYFCNASTPCLPEAYIQLSLSGQPADWVQSATAIPGRTTYSFNPPNVYPSQQQSSTLTIRTDASTPPNIYNLTIGGTTINGPSGVRSMPTSLTVTPSTTPPNTPSISTVSSFSAQVGQTVTLTGNNLGSATEVWFGGVPAAFTANVSTNQVTATIPPNAPTAPISVVTASGTTQTAQNFVPTNVPTAPRRAQFNLGVAAGQLRNAIVDFPGVRGFATFTSGAYDFASFGLTAALRGGLNSLTQVSDPINTSSGLYRAGQVAGLAASFVLGTGEAGLIAEVEEGVSGIGRVAEVVGGRTRPSFYVTPGGTVVPSVTPAGIEVSAEAAFRLGEGRFNEALTLENLDVLIERGEKFIEDNGNLVRRLPASGVGVPSRSGRSFIEAILDPIGRRIITIIRRQRPLPPGRFTQVNP from the coding sequence TTGCGTGGCGAAGCCATAGACCCCCTGGACTTTGGGGGTGGCGACACCAACCTCTACCGCTATGTGGGTAATACCCCGCATCTCGCGGTGGACCCCAGTGGACTCCAGCAGAGAAAATTAAGTCCTACGCCTGCCCCCAGAAAACAAAGCAACATTACCGCCCCTCCTGCTGCGACCAACGATAGTTGTGTGGCCTTTTTTGGCTCTGTTACTCCTTCCTCTGGCCTCAATGACCAACCAACTCTGGTAGACCCGCCTGCTACCAATATCACTATTAGCTGTACCTGTGACCCGCTTTGCTTTGACATCAGAATTGGTGTGGGCGGCCCTCCGCCCACGGGTTTACCCGGTCAGACCGTGGCTGCCGGGGGCTCGACTTCCTACGTGCCCTTCACCTACTTTTGCAATGCTTCCACCCCCTGCCTGCCCGAAGCCTATATTCAACTGTCCTTGAGTGGACAGCCCGCTGATTGGGTGCAAAGTGCTACCGCGATACCCGGAAGGACAACCTACAGTTTCAATCCACCCAATGTCTATCCTTCGCAGCAGCAAAGTAGCACACTGACGATCCGCACCGATGCCAGTACGCCTCCCAACATCTACAACCTGACGATTGGCGGGACTACGATTAATGGCCCGTCGGGGGTGCGCTCAATGCCCACCAGTCTGACGGTGACGCCTTCGACCACGCCCCCAAACACACCGAGCATCAGCACGGTGAGCAGCTTTAGTGCCCAAGTGGGTCAGACGGTGACGCTCACAGGCAACAATTTGGGCAGTGCCACGGAAGTATGGTTTGGCGGTGTCCCAGCCGCCTTCACCGCGAATGTCTCGACCAATCAAGTGACGGCGACCATCCCGCCGAATGCCCCCACGGCTCCAATCAGTGTGGTCACGGCGAGTGGGACAACGCAGACAGCACAGAATTTTGTGCCTACGAATGTTCCTACTGCTCCGAGGCGAGCGCAGTTCAACTTGGGAGTTGCGGCAGGGCAATTACGCAATGCAATCGTTGACTTTCCTGGAGTTCGTGGGTTTGCTACATTCACCTCGGGAGCCTATGACTTTGCTTCATTTGGCCTTACCGCTGCATTACGTGGAGGGTTGAATAGCCTTACCCAGGTCAGTGACCCAATTAATACAAGCTCCGGTCTGTATCGTGCAGGTCAAGTCGCTGGTCTAGCGGCATCGTTTGTATTAGGGACTGGTGAAGCAGGATTAATTGCTGAAGTTGAAGAAGGAGTATCGGGTATAGGTCGAGTAGCTGAAGTTGTAGGAGGGCGAACTCGACCTAGTTTTTATGTGACGCCGGGAGGTACCGTAGTACCCAGCGTTACTCCTGCTGGTATAGAAGTTTCAGCGGAGGCAGCTTTTCGTTTAGGAGAAGGAAGATTCAACGAAGCTTTGACTTTAGAGAATCTTGATGTCTTAATAGAAAGAGGAGAGAAGTTCATCGAAGATAATGGAAACTTAGTTCGTCGGCTACCTGCTTCAGGCGTAGGTGTACCTAGCAGGTCTGGGCGTTCTTTCATTGAAGCGATCCTTGATCCAATAGGGAGACGTATTATCACCATCATTCGCCGACAAAGACCGCTTCCCCCTGGGCGCTTTACACAGGTTAATCCATGA
- a CDS encoding RHS repeat-associated core domain-containing protein, which produces MRGQAQGQFIQQWTVSNSNWADLTSDVPQQLANGRVDVVFTNDYADSTADRNLLVDTVNIHGNVIAAQSSAVYYDTGDPFDGVYVGSGVNFAGCPVGTGACFQGALRFTPGSTNNLTFTGREDDGTGLIYYRARYYSADLQRFIAEDPLGFGGGDTNLYRYVGNAPHLAVDPSGLQQTKSSPTLNPNPAPSREFTLAEVPGATTAGACDFLFSAEPVQTNLTTCTCDSFGRCYECQIEGFCTQVCGPGTIFSCGGGVLPPGGGGGGGGGGTLPSISGVSSFSAQVGTDITISGSNLSNATAVRFGNVPAAFTLNVSTNAVTAAVPPNAPTAPISVVTPSGTTQTAQNFVPVQVATGPTPSTICSSECR; this is translated from the coding sequence CTGCGGGGCCAGGCGCAAGGTCAGTTTATTCAACAATGGACGGTCAGTAATAGCAACTGGGCGGACCTTACCAGCGATGTGCCCCAACAATTGGCGAATGGTCGGGTAGATGTTGTCTTCACCAATGACTATGCTGATTCAACGGCGGACCGTAATCTGCTTGTCGATACAGTAAATATCCATGGCAATGTTATTGCTGCACAAAGTAGTGCAGTCTATTACGATACGGGCGATCCTTTTGACGGAGTGTATGTGGGGTCAGGGGTCAACTTTGCCGGATGCCCTGTAGGGACAGGTGCATGTTTTCAAGGCGCTCTCCGATTCACTCCCGGCAGCACCAACAATCTGACCTTCACAGGGCGCGAAGACGATGGGACGGGACTCATCTACTACCGCGCCCGCTACTATTCTGCCGACCTGCAACGCTTTATCGCAGAAGACCCCCTCGGTTTTGGGGGTGGCGACACCAACCTCTATCGCTATGTGGGTAATGCCCCCCATCTCGCGGTAGACCCCAGTGGACTCCAGCAAACAAAATCAAGTCCTACCCTCAACCCTAATCCCGCCCCTAGCCGTGAATTTACCCTCGCCGAAGTACCAGGGGCTACTACGGCTGGAGCCTGCGATTTTCTATTCAGTGCCGAGCCAGTACAGACAAATCTCACTACCTGTACCTGCGATTCATTTGGCAGGTGCTACGAGTGTCAGATAGAAGGCTTTTGCACTCAGGTTTGTGGACCAGGAACAATATTTAGCTGTGGGGGCGGGGTTCTTCCTCCAGGTGGCGGTGGGGGCGGCGGCGGCGGTGGAACCCTCCCAAGTATCAGCGGGGTCAGCAGCTTCAGTGCGCAGGTAGGAACGGATATCACGATTTCGGGTAGTAACCTGAGCAATGCGACAGCAGTACGCTTCGGGAATGTCCCAGCTGCGTTCACCCTCAATGTCTCGACCAATGCAGTGACAGCGGCAGTGCCCCCGAATGCCCCCACGGCTCCTATCAGTGTGGTCACCCCGAGTGGGACAACGCAGACAGCGCAGAACTTTGTGCCTGTGCAGGTGGCTACGGGCCCTACGCCAAGCACAATCTGCTCTAGCGAATGTCGCTGA
- a CDS encoding RHS repeat-associated core domain-containing protein, with amino-acid sequence MVTAKRNDHYYSPELQRFIAEDPLGFGGGDTNLYRYVGNTPHLAVDPSGLQQTKLSPKPTPRKQSNVTTQSSITAPGPTTNNSCGVVVFGPVTASAAQGNQAIGTDPPPSPNDTICGFSITIGVGGGGGFVVALPGQTVAAGGSVSYVPFTYFCNASTPCLPEAYIQLSLSGQPADWVQSATAIPGRTTYSFNPPNVYPSQQQSSTLTIRTDASTPPNTYNLTIGGTTINGPSGVRPMPTSLTVTPPTTPPNTPTITSVSSFSAQVGQTVTLTGNNLGNATQVWFGGVPAAFTLNVSTNQVTATVPPNAPTAPISVVTASGTTQTAQNFVPVQVATALRQAQSALANVADQLLQGLTSRDFLESVANGADATGNAAGALALILGAEGTGTTLTGVGALIGVPSLAGAVGAAGVSVIAKGSATLIRGLLEQQFYAIEGPLENANFAQKSINKGELFSEEGQAIYSKLAGRPIKTVNDLVEAIKGGGINPADIKIDYIIREGNTLLLNTRSVAALERAGVPRSAFSAINRTGDPFFEKLLDAQLRRNGLTSQGTPKLLR; translated from the coding sequence TTGGTCACCGCTAAACGCAACGACCACTACTACAGCCCAGAACTCCAGCGCTTTATCGCAGAAGACCCCTTGGGTTTTGGTGGGGGCGACACCAATCTCTACCGCTATGTGGGTAATACCCCGCATCTCGCGGTAGACCCCAGTGGACTCCAGCAAACAAAATTAAGTCCTAAGCCTACCCCCAGAAAACAAAGCAATGTCACCACCCAAAGCAGCATTACCGCCCCTGGTCCGACGACCAACAATTCTTGTGGTGTGGTTGTGTTCGGACCCGTTACCGCCTCCGCCGCACAGGGTAACCAAGCCATTGGGACAGACCCCCCACCTTCGCCTAACGACACTATTTGCGGATTTAGTATAACCATTGGGGTTGGCGGCGGCGGCGGTTTCGTCGTCGCACTACCTGGTCAGACCGTCGCTGCTGGGGGTTCAGTTTCCTACGTTCCCTTCACCTACTTTTGCAATGCTTCCACCCCCTGCCTGCCCGAGGCTTATATTCAACTGTCTCTGAGTGGACAGCCCGCCGATTGGGTGCAAAGTGCCACCGCGATACCCGGAAGGACAACCTACAGTTTCAATCCACCCAATGTCTATCCTTCGCAGCAGCAGAGTAGCACCCTGACGATACGCACCGATGCCAGTACGCCGCCGAATACCTACAATCTGACCATCGGTGGGACTACCATCAATGGACCGTCGGGGGTGCGCCCGATGCCCACCAGTCTGACGGTGACGCCCCCGACCACGCCCCCCAATACCCCAACCATCACCAGTGTGAGCAGTTTCAGTGCCCAAGTGGGTCAGACGGTGACCCTCACGGGCAACAATCTAGGCAATGCCACCCAAGTATGGTTTGGAGGAGTTCCAGCAGCATTCACCCTCAATGTCTCGACCAATCAAGTGACAGCAACAGTGCCCCCGAATGCCCCCACGGCTCCAATCAGTGTGGTCACGGCGAGTGGGACAACGCAGACAGCGCAGAATTTTGTGCCTGTGCAGGTGGCTACGGCCCTACGCCAAGCACAATCTGCTCTAGCGAATGTCGCTGACCAGCTCTTGCAGGGATTGACCAGCCGAGATTTCCTGGAGAGTGTAGCTAATGGGGCAGATGCTACAGGGAATGCAGCAGGAGCCTTGGCACTTATTCTTGGCGCAGAAGGTACAGGTACAACACTCACGGGTGTTGGAGCGCTCATTGGGGTACCAAGCTTGGCTGGAGCAGTGGGTGCAGCCGGAGTATCTGTCATTGCTAAGGGGAGCGCAACTTTGATTCGAGGGTTGCTGGAGCAGCAGTTCTATGCGATAGAAGGCCCCTTGGAAAATGCTAACTTTGCGCAGAAGAGCATTAATAAGGGAGAATTATTTAGTGAGGAAGGACAAGCTATCTATAGCAAGTTAGCAGGCAGACCAATTAAAACAGTTAACGATCTTGTCGAGGCAATTAAAGGTGGGGGCATTAATCCTGCCGATATTAAAATTGACTATATCATTCGCGAAGGAAATACCCTTTTATTGAACACTCGCTCTGTAGCAGCCCTTGAGCGTGCAGGGGTTCCCCGTAGCGCCTTCTCTGCTATAAATAGAACTGGAGATCCTTTCTTTGAAAAGCTGCTTGATGCTCAATTGCGCCGCAATGGGCTGACAAGCCAAGGTACTCCAAAGCTGCTCAGGTAA
- a CDS encoding RNA 2'-phosphotransferase, with the protein MTAEEIIQLSKTISHALRHEPWLYELEIDNEGWVLVETLLSSLRAERTEWSSLGVADLEKLLTFFDKKRFELKNEKIRALYGHSIPKKLLKQPALPPITLYHGTAVESAASIKIYGLRPMGRQYVHMSVEVETAREVGRRKSKSSIVLTILAQNAYNNGLSFYPAGEFVWLADYVLSNYIQFTGHLD; encoded by the coding sequence ATGACAGCAGAAGAAATAATTCAGTTAAGCAAGACTATCTCTCATGCTTTACGTCACGAACCTTGGCTCTACGAGTTAGAAATTGACAACGAAGGATGGGTACTAGTCGAGACGTTACTCAGTTCTTTGCGTGCAGAGAGAACTGAATGGTCATCTCTGGGTGTAGCTGACTTAGAAAAGTTATTAACATTCTTTGACAAAAAACGGTTTGAGCTAAAGAATGAGAAAATTCGTGCTCTTTATGGTCATTCTATCCCCAAGAAACTACTGAAGCAGCCTGCCCTACCACCAATAACTTTGTATCATGGAACAGCGGTCGAGTCAGCGGCATCAATAAAAATTTATGGTTTACGGCCCATGGGCCGTCAGTACGTACATATGTCAGTGGAGGTAGAAACAGCGAGAGAAGTTGGTAGGCGAAAATCCAAGTCGTCAATTGTTCTAACGATCTTGGCACAAAATGCATACAACAATGGTTTATCATTCTATCCGGCTGGGGAATTCGTCTGGCTAGCTGACTACGTGCTATCAAACTACATTCAGTTTACTGGGCACCTTGATTAA
- a CDS encoding polymorphic toxin-type HINT domain-containing protein codes for MGRGGRSVRRFEASVQEVRTVANGLGCSFVAGTPVLAEGGQQPIEKLKPDDKVLARDEVTGAQNYQRVLQTFATPNDPLYDLELVSATGKREVLGVTGNHPFWVKDKGWTETDLLKPGMQVAGKDGSWLMVGKFVPRAERATGYNLEVEDDHTYFVGDSGAWVHNECLAAKTAETVAADAAAAGGRGPSFIAAADGSVFPVPRGATGPLPTRAPGMQFTGGSGGYGLDPRVTGVRFMDANANQGARAVYMNQAGQTVNPFTGRTVPYSDPTAHFYFNPNP; via the coding sequence TTGGGACGGGGCGGGCGCTCTGTCCGTCGCTTTGAGGCGAGTGTTCAGGAGGTGCGCACAGTCGCCAATGGTCTGGGTTGCTCGTTCGTGGCAGGTACTCCAGTTCTGGCTGAGGGTGGACAGCAGCCCATCGAGAAGCTCAAGCCGGATGATAAAGTCCTGGCAAGAGATGAAGTGACAGGTGCACAGAACTATCAACGGGTCCTCCAAACCTTTGCCACGCCCAATGACCCGCTCTATGACCTGGAACTAGTCAGCGCAACCGGGAAGCGAGAAGTACTCGGAGTAACGGGCAATCATCCCTTCTGGGTCAAGGACAAGGGCTGGACAGAGACCGACCTACTCAAGCCGGGGATGCAAGTCGCGGGCAAAGATGGCTCCTGGCTGATGGTTGGGAAGTTCGTGCCTAGAGCGGAACGGGCGACGGGGTACAACCTGGAGGTTGAGGATGATCACACGTACTTTGTGGGGGATTCCGGGGCGTGGGTACATAATGAATGTCTTGCCGCAAAGACAGCAGAGACGGTTGCGGCTGATGCAGCGGCGGCAGGAGGTAGAGGGCCAAGCTTTATTGCGGCTGCGGACGGTAGCGTCTTTCCAGTTCCGAGAGGAGCAACAGGGCCACTCCCGACACGAGCTCCTGGAATGCAGTTTACCGGCGGCTCTGGCGGATACGGCCTTGACCCGCGAGTAACTGGTGTTCGTTTCATGGACGCCAACGCAAACCAAGGAGCGCGAGCGGTTTACATGAATCAAGCCGGGCAGACGGTGAATCCGTTCACCGGTCGTACTGTGCCATACAGCGATCCAACCGCGCACTTCTACTTCAACCCGAACCCGTGA
- a CDS encoding polymorphic toxin-type HINT domain-containing protein, whose amino-acid sequence MSRLLSRGGRSVRRFEASVQEVRTVANGLGCSFVAGTPVLAEGGQQPIEKLKPDDKVLARDEVTGEQSYQRVLQTFATPNDPLYDLELVSATGKREVLGVTGNHPFWVKDKGWTESDLLKAGMLVAGKDGSWLTVGKLVPRAERATGYNLEVEDDHTYFVGDTGVWVHNECLLVKGAKGGVGPVLKGQAGVSRAVGEIEAGGGTVLGREITLQAGTVRTRPDLLVRNADGSLLFVEVKNGAGATLTPNQTAGFPIIREGGSIPRGANAAAAGLEVGAPLPPIPVQVIRY is encoded by the coding sequence GTGAGCCGTTTGTTGTCGCGGGGCGGGCGCTCTGTCCGTCGCTTTGAGGCGAGTGTTCAGGAGGTGCGCACAGTCGCCAATGGTCTGGGTTGCTCGTTCGTGGCAGGTACTCCAGTTCTGGCTGAGGGTGGACAGCAGCCCATCGAGAAGCTCAAGCCGGATGATAAAGTCCTGGCAAGAGATGAAGTGACAGGCGAACAGAGCTACCAACGGGTCCTCCAAACCTTCGCCACGCCCAACGACCCGCTCTATGACCTGGAACTAGTCAGCGCAACCGGGAAGCGAGAAGTACTCGGAGTAACGGGCAATCATCCGTTCTGGGTCAAGGACAAGGGTTGGACGGAGAGCGACCTGCTCAAGGCGGGGATGCTCGTCGCGGGCAAAGATGGCTCCTGGCTGACGGTTGGGAAGCTCGTGCCTAGAGCAGAAAGGGCGACGGGGTACAACCTGGAGGTTGAGGATGATCACACGTACTTTGTGGGCGATACTGGGGTGTGGGTGCATAATGAGTGTCTACTAGTAAAAGGGGCAAAGGGGGGAGTCGGCCCCGTATTGAAAGGCCAAGCTGGGGTTAGTCGTGCTGTAGGAGAAATTGAGGCAGGCGGGGGAACTGTGCTTGGACGGGAGATTACTCTACAGGCTGGCACAGTAAGGACACGGCCTGACTTGCTCGTAAGGAATGCGGATGGTAGCCTTTTATTTGTTGAGGTGAAGAACGGGGCTGGTGCGACACTAACACCAAATCAAACCGCTGGCTTCCCTATAATTCGAGAAGGTGGTTCAATTCCGCGCGGTGCCAACGCCGCTGCCGCAGGCTTAGAGGTTGGCGCACCGCTTCCGCCGATTCCTGTCCAAGTAATTCGCTATTGA
- a CDS encoding polymorphic toxin-type HINT domain-containing protein — protein sequence MQTFATPNDSLYDLELISPDAKRETLGVTGNHPFWVQNKGWTESDLLKPGMQVAGKDGSWLTVGKLMPRVERATGYNLEVEGDHSYFVGDSGAWVHNQCSRTFLVGPAGVASELGVTTPSGFRLTFDASARLAERLKGQLGLSELDGIIGNPNALRFLDSRKPNTIRIFDTSVSRFGGDGINVIINPQTNSVVTVFASNARFISQNRFTRIVP from the coding sequence GTGCAAACCTTCGCCACGCCCAACGACTCACTCTATGACCTAGAGCTAATCAGCCCTGACGCCAAACGGGAAACTCTCGGGGTAACGGGTAATCATCCCTTCTGGGTCCAGAACAAGGGCTGGACGGAAAGTGACCTGCTCAAGCCGGGGATGCAAGTCGCTGGGAAGGATGGCTCCTGGCTGACGGTTGGGAAGCTCATGCCCAGAGTAGAGAGGGCGACGGGGTACAACCTGGAGGTCGAGGGGGACCACTCCTACTTCGTGGGGGATTCGGGCGCTTGGGTGCATAATCAATGCTCTAGAACGTTTCTTGTTGGACCTGCAGGTGTTGCTTCTGAACTTGGTGTCACGACACCTTCTGGTTTCCGACTTACCTTTGATGCTTCAGCAAGGCTTGCCGAAAGATTAAAGGGGCAATTGGGATTGTCCGAACTTGATGGTATTATTGGGAACCCAAACGCATTACGCTTCTTGGATAGTCGAAAACCAAATACTATTAGAATTTTCGACACTTCCGTGTCCCGATTCGGCGGGGATGGTATCAACGTTATTATCAATCCTCAAACTAATTCAGTGGTGACAGTCTTTGCGTCAAATGCACGTTTTATAAGCCAAAATCGATTCACCAGAATTGTTCCATAA
- a CDS encoding CdiA C-terminal domain-containing protein — MQGLKSRADKATGYNLEVAGDHTYFVGDSADWVQSSTPIPGRTTYSFNPPNVFPSQQQSSTLTIRTDASTPPNTYNLTIGGTTINGPSGVRSMSTSLTVTPATTPPNTPTITSVSSFSAQVGQTVTLTGNNLGNATQVWFGGVPAAFTANVSTNQVTAAVPPNAPTAPISVVTANGTTQTAQNFVPTNVPTAPRQAQFDLGIAAQQILQFYENNQRTFDALGQIAQGLFYEGLGSVGGAAGGAGFSLSLTADATGVGLPIGIAAGVASAGLIAASAGSIIYGQALVNQGVKGLFEQYYAAGTGQGSLNVIGKGFSDSERRVAQQLADQGNEVILREATGTERLSDLLVNGVPYDVYTPTTGNVNRIVSAVASKGSQVRGGGVIIDLSKSPLTPEALGNILQRVQGITSQISNILVIP; from the coding sequence GTGCAAGGGCTGAAGTCCAGAGCCGATAAAGCCACGGGCTACAACCTAGAAGTCGCGGGCGACCACACATATTTCGTGGGTGACTCCGCCGATTGGGTGCAAAGTTCCACTCCGATACCCGGAAGGACAACCTACAGCTTCAATCCGCCCAACGTGTTCCCCTCGCAGCAGCAGAGTAGCACCCTGACGATACGCACCGATGCCAGTACGCCGCCGAATACCTACAATCTGACCATCGGTGGGACTACCATCAATGGACCGTCGGGGGTGCGCTCGATGTCCACCAGCCTGACGGTGACGCCCGCGACCACGCCCCCCAATACCCCAACCATCACCAGTGTGAGCAGTTTCAGTGCCCAAGTGGGACAGACAGTGACCCTCACGGGCAACAATCTGGGCAATGCCACGCAAGTGTGGTTTGGAGGAGTTCCAGCAGCATTCACTGCTAATGTCTCGACCAATCAAGTGACAGCGGCAGTGCCCCCGAATGCCCCGACAGCACCTATCAGTGTGGTCACGGCGAATGGGACAACGCAGACAGCGCAGAATTTTGTGCCTACGAATGTTCCTACTGCTCCGAGGCAAGCGCAGTTTGATTTGGGCATAGCGGCTCAACAAATCCTTCAATTCTACGAAAACAACCAGAGAACGTTCGATGCGCTTGGGCAAATTGCGCAAGGTCTATTTTATGAAGGGTTAGGGTCTGTAGGCGGAGCTGCTGGCGGGGCTGGGTTTTCTCTCTCTCTGACTGCGGATGCGACAGGAGTAGGTCTGCCTATCGGGATAGCAGCAGGAGTGGCTTCAGCCGGATTGATAGCGGCTAGTGCTGGGTCTATCATTTATGGTCAAGCTTTGGTCAATCAGGGCGTCAAGGGGTTGTTCGAGCAGTATTATGCTGCTGGTACTGGTCAAGGGAGCCTGAATGTTATTGGTAAAGGCTTTTCGGACAGTGAACGGCGGGTCGCACAGCAACTTGCCGACCAAGGTAATGAAGTTATTTTGAGGGAAGCCACCGGGACTGAGCGATTATCGGATCTACTTGTCAATGGTGTGCCGTATGACGTGTATACACCTACTACAGGTAATGTCAATCGTATTGTAAGCGCAGTTGCAAGTAAGGGTTCGCAGGTCCGGGGTGGCGGCGTTATTATTGATTTAAGTAAATCACCACTGACACCAGAGGCTTTGGGGAACATTCTTCAACGGGTCCAAGGTATCACTAGCCAAATTTCCAACATACTTGTGATACCATAA
- a CDS encoding FG-GAP repeat domain-containing protein, whose product MYCSVSWVCRQGSVIATVDGASLQVKTGYGYTPFGQLVRTTLPVTLNGNTDWTGLSYTSYTGNKGNYFADGDGDGKADAIVSNDQNTGAPGLIGSRSTHFADVDGDGRADALAVNTDGLTVRRSTGSSFGPIEVLKLGAFTTGDRGNFFADVTGEGRADALVANTTQPIFVSTSEPATNTNAPALGENNLTFTGREDDGTGYFTTALAITALSCSALSHKTPWVLVGATPTSIAMWVMRPMSPWTPVASSKPQ is encoded by the coding sequence ATGTACTGCTCAGTTTCCTGGGTGTGTCGCCAGGGATCGGTCATCGCCACGGTGGATGGCGCGAGTCTCCAGGTCAAGACGGGGTATGGCTACACCCCTTTTGGTCAACTCGTGCGGACCACTTTGCCCGTCACGCTCAATGGCAATACGGATTGGACGGGCCTCTCCTACACCTCCTACACCGGCAATAAGGGCAATTATTTTGCGGATGGGGATGGGGATGGCAAGGCGGATGCCATCGTCTCCAATGACCAGAACACGGGTGCTCCCGGCCTCATCGGGAGTCGGAGCACTCACTTTGCGGATGTGGATGGGGACGGTCGGGCTGATGCACTAGCGGTCAACACTGATGGCCTCACCGTACGTCGCTCGACAGGGAGTAGCTTTGGCCCTATTGAAGTGCTGAAACTGGGGGCTTTCACGACGGGGGACCGAGGGAATTTCTTTGCGGATGTGACGGGCGAGGGCAGAGCCGATGCCCTGGTCGCCAACACCACGCAACCTATCTTCGTCAGCACCTCTGAACCTGCAACCAACACCAATGCTCCAGCTCTAGGCGAGAACAACCTGACCTTCACGGGCAGAGAGGATGATGGCACGGGGTACTTTACTACCGCGCTCGCTATTACAGCCCTGAGTTGCAGCGCTTTATCTCACAAGACCCCTTGGGTTTTGGTGGGGGCGACACCAACCTCTATCGCTATGTGGGTAATGCGCCCCATGTCGCCGTGGACCCCAGTGGCCTCCAGCAAACCCCAATAA
- a CDS encoding IPT/TIG domain-containing protein: MDSQPADWVQSATPIPGRTTYSFNPPNVFPSQQQSSTLTIRTDASTLPNTYNLTIGGTTINGPSGVRSMPTSLTVTPSTTPPNTPSISTVSSFSAQVGQTVTLTGNNLGNATQVWFGGVPAAFTANVSTNAVTAAVPPNAPTAPISVVTASGTAQTAQNFVPVQVAAATGQAQFNLGIVFWQAYDIARPGLIQVSNAVAGFGSGVTGGLTDYARGLLNNATGVNGVVDTSSNLYRGGEVVGIATSLALDVGEVVQAYRAAKGASTTVELFNTGVRGRPMDSLKFKKLKAAFERTGGVIDQSADAVAYLDFRNGNALTLNSKTILLRPDPSASEVFEEFIHTAQFRKGTIDSSEVMQAEIEAAEKLIRYRRLYGITNDETRFIIQRLKNFRRLL, encoded by the coding sequence TTGGATAGCCAGCCCGCCGATTGGGTGCAAAGTGCCACCCCGATACCCGGAAGGACAACCTACAGCTTCAATCCACCCAATGTGTTTCCTTCGCAGCAGCAAAGTAGCACGCTGACGATCCGCACCGATGCCAGTACGCTGCCGAATACCTACAATCTGACGATTGGCGGGACTACGATTAATGGCCCGTCGGGGGTGCGCTCAATGCCCACCAGTCTGACGGTGACGCCTTCGACCACGCCCCCAAACACGCCGAGCATCAGCACGGTGAGCAGCTTTAGTGCCCAAGTGGGTCAGACGGTGACGCTCACGGGCAACAATCTAGGCAATGCCACCCAAGTATGGTTTGGAGGAGTTCCAGCAGCATTCACAGCGAATGTCTCGACCAATGCAGTGACAGCGGCAGTGCCCCCGAATGCCCCCACGGCTCCAATCAGTGTGGTCACGGCGAGTGGGACGGCACAGACAGCGCAGAATTTTGTGCCTGTGCAGGTGGCTGCGGCTACGGGGCAGGCTCAGTTCAACTTGGGAATTGTGTTTTGGCAAGCCTATGACATTGCTCGGCCTGGGCTGATTCAGGTATCTAATGCGGTCGCTGGCTTTGGCTCGGGCGTTACGGGTGGGCTTACGGACTACGCTCGTGGTTTATTGAATAACGCTACAGGGGTCAATGGCGTAGTGGATACCTCCTCAAACCTATATCGAGGAGGAGAGGTTGTTGGCATTGCCACATCTCTGGCACTCGATGTTGGTGAAGTTGTTCAGGCATACCGCGCTGCTAAGGGGGCAAGTACTACTGTTGAACTCTTCAACACGGGCGTTCGTGGTCGCCCAATGGATTCATTAAAATTTAAAAAACTGAAAGCAGCTTTTGAAAGGACAGGAGGTGTAATTGATCAGAGTGCAGACGCTGTAGCATATTTAGATTTTAGAAATGGCAATGCACTAACCTTAAACTCCAAAACTATCTTGTTAAGACCTGATCCAAGTGCTTCAGAGGTATTTGAAGAGTTTATACATACTGCACAATTCAGGAAAGGGACAATTGACTCATCGGAAGTTATGCAGGCGGAAATTGAAGCAGCTGAAAAGCTTATTAGATATCGCCGGTTGTATGGTATAACTAATGATGAGACGCGTTTTATAATTCAGCGTCTTAAAAATTTCAGGAGATTGCTATAG